Proteins encoded together in one Branchiostoma floridae strain S238N-H82 chromosome 18, Bfl_VNyyK, whole genome shotgun sequence window:
- the LOC118406257 gene encoding 4-galactosyl-N-acetylglucosaminide 3-alpha-L-fucosyltransferase FUT5-like, giving the protein MEPRDVYNKPSLFKTVGVFLSLLVYMYLLCTVYEYTLANQATRNPSVGTNFGRSKNHHNGGENTTLIQRSSLPRYYISFSSDNNPSSKFYSVWNEETVQRNSPDKRKIVVWNSTPKWPPKNPCPGMPQCVFTKDREQVKEADAVLFRGIHGFPLVYNKTNFPKVRPRHQYWIYMPYECPHLTRDIDLASYGGVFNWTFTYRNDSDILATWGHITQTYQELSETPPDPNKDYAKQKTELVLWYVSNCYKHLSRFSYVTELKKHIKVDILGACGNESHCPKKDRQCFIEHLHQYKFYLAFENFICVEYITEKFWDNSLRNEIVPIVLGAPRDDYERFAPPKSFIHVDDFNSPKELANYLKYLDQNDDEYNQYFAWKTQPPNNLPETLDGRYCEVCKKLFKTSPTERKVYNDLDKWWRGENYEFCEPLIYDGSYKHPRNAIHFN; this is encoded by the coding sequence ATGGAGCCTAGAGACGTGTACAACAAACCCAGCCTCTTCAAAACTGTCGGAGTTTTTCTATCACTActtgtttacatgtatctaCTGTGCACTGTGTATGAATACACATTGGCGAATCAAGCTACACGGAATCCTTCTGTTGGAACCAACTTCGGAAGAAGCAAGAATCATCACAATGGAGGTGAAAACACAACTCTTATTCAACGTTCATCACTTCCACGGTACTATATTTCCTTTTCATCGGATAATAACCCATCGTCAAAGTTCTATTCAGTCTGGAACGAAGAAACCGTACAAAGAAATTCACCCGACaaaaggaaaattgttgtttGGAACTCGactccaaaatggccgccgaaAAATCCTTGTCCCGGCATGCCTCAGTGTGTGTTCACCAAGGATAGGGAACAAGTCAAAGAAGCAGATGCAGTTCTCTTTCGAGGAATCCATGGTTTCCCTCTAGTCTACAATAAAACGAATTTCCCCAAAGTACGACCCAGACACCAATACTGGATATACATGCCGTATGAATGCCCACATCTTACAAGAGACATTGACTTGGCGTCTTACGGTGGCGTCTTTAATTGGACTTTCACTTACAGAAACGATTCTGATATCCTTGCCACGTGGGGCCATATAACCCAAACTTATCAGGAACTATCTGAAACCCCTCCTGATCCAAACAAAGATTACGCCAAACAGAAGACCGAACTTGTTCTTTGGTATGTGAGCAACTGTTACAAACATTTGTCAAGGTTTTCTTACGTAACTGAGTTGAAAAAACATATCAAAGTAGACATTTTGGGGGCTTGTGGCAATGAAAGCCATTGTCCGAAAAAGGATAGGCAGTGTTTCATAGAGCACCTACACCAGTATAAGTTCTATCTAGCGTTTGAAAACTTCATATGCGTTGAATACATAACGGAAAAGTTCTGGGACAACTCTCTTAGAAATGAAATCGTTCCAATCGTACTAGGTGCACCTAGAGATGACTACGAAAGATTTGCTCCACCGAAATCTTTTATCCATGTTGACGACTTCAACTCACCCAAAGAGCTAGCAAACTACTTAAAATATCTCGATCAAAACGACGACGAATACAACCAGTATTTTGCATGGAAGACTCAACCTCCTAACAATCTACCCGAGACTTTGGACGGGAGGTATTGCGAAGTTTGTAAGAAACTTTTCAAGACGTCTCCTACGGagagaaaggtgtataatgaCTTGGACAAATGGTGGAGAGGCGAGAACTATGAGTTTTGTGAGCCACTGATATACGACGGGAGTTACAAGCATCCACGGAACGCAATACATTTCAACTAG